In the genome of Entelurus aequoreus isolate RoL-2023_Sb linkage group LG15, RoL_Eaeq_v1.1, whole genome shotgun sequence, one region contains:
- the bco1 gene encoding beta,beta-carotene 15,15'-dioxygenase — MDFSKNATERPEPLKAEVKGNMPSWLQGTLLRNGPGIFSVGDTSYDHWFDGMSIMHSFSFKEGEVTHRSRFLRSDTYKSNMESKRIVVSEMGTMAYPDPSKNFIVKAITFLNHTVPDFTDNGASNFIKYGQDYFATSETNYIRKIDPVTLETLDKVDYLKFLPANLASSHPHYDKEGNTYNMGTSIAEKGKTKYILFKVPAASQKDKDKKAVALKNVQVICSVPCRTLLTPSYYHSFGMTDNYFIFIEQPFKLDIVKMATAYMRGVNWASCLKFCPEENTLIHLIDRKTGKAVETKYYTGAMVVYHHVNAFEVEGHVIFDVIAYKDHSLYEMFYMSKLKENRGNRDESYSKPSYKRFAIPVHSDKGAAIGQNMVKVKCTTASAVKEKEGKLVCEAEVLCEGLELPRINYDLNGKSHRFVYGNCVEKSALAKEIGKFDVETKQMLTWSEDNCWPSEPLFVPRPNGETEDDGVVLTSVINNNPDQLNFILVLDGKTFKEVARGYVKTELHKDVHGFFIPHGN; from the exons ATGGATTTTTCCAAAAATGCAACAGAGCGACCAGAGCCTTTAAAGGCTGAAGTGAAag GGAACATGCCCTCCTGGTTGCAAGGCACACTACTGCGCAACGGCCCCGGGATCTTCTCAGTGGGGGACACCAGCTATGACCATTGGTTTGACGGCATGTCTATCATGCACAGCTTCTCCTTCAAGGAAG gtgAAGTGACACACAGAAGCAGGTTCCTGAGGAGTGATACCTACAAATCCAACATGGAGTCTAAAAGAATTGTTGTGTCGGAAATGGGAACAATGGCCTATCCGGACCCAAGCAAAAACTTCATTGTCAA AGCAATCACCTTCCTCAACCACACAGTGCCCGACTTCACAGACAACGGCGCCAGCAATTTCATCAAATACGGCCAGGATTATTTTGCCACCTCGGAAACCAACTACATTCGGAAAATTGACCCTGTGACCCTGGAGACATTGGACAAG GTGGACTACTTAAAGTTCCTCCCTGCCAACTTGGCATCATCCCACCCACATTATGACAAGGAGGGCAACACCTACAACATGGGCACTTCTATAGCTGAGAAGGgcaagactaaatacatactgttCAAAGTCCCTGCCGCTTCCCAGAAAG ACAAAGACAAGAAGGCTGTGGCACTGAAGAACGTGCAGGTGATCTGCTCCGTGCCCTGCCGCACCCTCCTGACTCCCAGCTACTACCACAGCTTCGGCATGACGGACAACTACTTCATTTTCATCGAGCAGCCTTTCAAGCTGGATATCGTCAAGATGGCCACCGCCTATATGAGGGGCGTCAACTGGGCCAGCTGTTTGAAATTCTGCCCGGAAGAAAAT ACGCTGATCCACTTAATAGACAGAAAAACGGGCAAAGCGGTAGAGACCAAGTACTACACAGGCGCCATGGTTGTCTACCATCATGTGAACGCCTTCGAGGTCGAGGGTCATGTGATTTTTGACGTCATAGCCTACAAGGACCACAGCCTTTATGAAATGTTTTACATGAGCAAGCTGAAAGAAAACCGTGGAAATCGCGACGAAAGCTACTCCAAACCGAGCTATAAGAGATTTGCCATTCCCGTGCACTCAGACAAG GGAGCCGCAATAGGACAGAATATGGTGAAGGTAAAATGCACCACAGCCAGCGCGGTGAAAGAGAAGGAAGGCAAACTGGTGTGCGAGGCAGAGGTGCTCTGTGAAG GGTTGGAACTGCCTCGAATTAACTACGACCTGAATGGCAAGAGCCACCGCTTTGTTTACGGCAACTGTGTGGAGAAATCTGCGCTAGCTAAAGAG ATTGGCAAGTTTGACGTAGAAACCAAGCAAATGTTGACCTGGAGCGAAGACAACTGCTGGCCGTCTGAGCCGTTGTTTGTCCCAAGACCGAATGGCGAGACAGAGGATGACG GCGTGGTGTTAACATCTGTGATCAACAACAATCCCGACCAGTTGAACTTCATCTTGGTTCTGGACGGCAAAACATTCAAGGAGGTTGCCCGCGGGTACGTGAAGACTGAGCTCCATAAAGACGTACATGGGTTTTTTATCCCTCATGGAAATTAA